gAGAAATAcgatgttcataatatttttataacaaacaTCCAATAACCTTACATTTTGTTATGAAAGTAATGTTTCTCTTATAAATTTGACAATTGTaaaggtataaaaaaaaaatgttatgtctatcattttttttttttttttgatgggaaataCTCAATACTTTTATTCAACACGTTGTAAAGCAACTACATCATTCGCACACGCATGTGCCACTTGACTGGGACATTCTTCCAGCCATAGAACCGAGTTCTCCACAGTTTGAGCATGTTGAGCAAGCAAATGGGCAGGGACATTTTCCTGCCttttaatatgtaaaaaatCAAATGTTCTGAAGCTCTGGACTTTCCACAGCACACCATGGATGATATTCTGAACCGATGCCGCTGTCTCTGCAACACCATGGGACTACGTTGAAGACTAGCAAAGAATCGCCTTCAAACACTACATTCCTGAGCCCCACCTCCTCGGCAAATTGAACCCCTGCCTCTAGGGCCTTCGCCTCAATCTTCAAAGCACCTAGAGGTAAGTCTAGCTTTCTGCTACAGGCCGCTATCACGTTCCCTTCCTCGTCTCGCACAATCACTCCAATGCCGGACTGTTTTGTTTTCGAGAAGAGCGCGCCATCCACGTTAACCTTGAACCAGCCCGGTGGTGGTGGCTTCCAAGTTGTTGTGTGGTCTGAGCTAATCCGGTTCGGTGTTTCATTGGCAATTTGGAACTCCTTCAATGATTTCAGCGAGCTTCGCATGACCCACAGACCTGTTCACCTCTGACCTCCATGCTGAACCTCATTCCTACTCTTCCAAATTCCCCAGCAAATCGTTACCCACTTCTCTAACACCCCTGGCTGTGCTTCCCAACAATTCTGAAACCTGCTAAATGTGTCCACAGAGCTCCATGACTCTCGTATAATGAAGGGCAAGGAGAGTTTACTAGCGTTCCACACCTCTGTTCCTCGGCTACAAAAACAGAGCATGTGCATAATTGTTTCAACATGCTTTCCACAGGCTTCACATAAATTGTTGACCGTGATTTTCCTTCTAAAGAGAGAGTCTTTAGTGGCCAAAGTATCATTGCAGGCCTTCTAAGCAAAATGCTTGATTTTATTTGGAAGGTTCATACTCCACACCCCACGCCACACGCTCTGTAATTTCATCGGGTCTGAGCAGCTAGCATTATTATCTTCTGCCATTATTTCCTGAGCAAGCTTGTAAGCGCTTCTCACTGTAAATCTGCCTTTCTTATCTTCAGCCCATACTAGCAGTGACGGACCTACACTGGGGCagaggggggccattgccccccccccccccccaaaattaaaaaaaaaaaaaaaaaaattagtataaaaaaattaagatttgccctaatacatatacatacatatatatatatatatatctccccTCTTCTcaaatatttagatattgacctacaagaaaataaataaataaataaaattcatgcccctttaactacaaaaaaaaaaaaaaaaaaaaaagactaaacaaaaatcacgcacaaaataagaaacacttattttgtatgttatactttgttgatgtgttttctaatatgaaatgtttaagaaatactaattttgtatgtagtattttgttgaatataaaatagatgttagtttttattttcataagaaaaattttgtttttaagctTTGGCCCCCCTCAGGTATGAATCCTAGTTCCGTCCCTGCATACTAGTCTATCTTTCGTAACCAAGTTACTGAGGGGGTAGTTAGGATCGCCTCCACATCCTGGAGTAAAAAAAAGACTCTTCACTAGCACTATGTCCCACTCCCTATCTCCTTCTTTCATCAAGTCCCTAAGGACCCTAACCAGTTTAACCCGAATCCCAGGATTTTCTcctataatatttttaccacAAATTATAAGTAACATATTGTTACAAATTGTTATTAGTAGACAAATAGTAATTTTAGTAGTATGTCTCTAATTATGACCAATAACAACATAATatctatgatttgttataaaaatataataaaaatattatgaacgtaACACTTCTCAAGAAACTAGACTAGTCGGTATAGTTTTTAGCTttacttcttaaaatttttttttttttgtttggtaaagCTCTTTAATTTATAATCCCAAGTCACGGATTTGTCATAACTATGACTCTATGAGAAGATCACAAATATATGAGATCAAATATGATTAGTGGCAGAGCTAGAAAGTTTGTTCAGGGCCAAGctcaatatattaaaaataaatccaaaaaataacctTTTAACAAATGCAATTTTCTTAcatatatcaaattatatatataatattaataaatactAAAAGATTTTTAACTCCGAATTAGCATGAGATCAACATTTAATATTTCTTCtaaaaggataaaatttaaaatctctaattttttaaattaaaaattaaaaaaataaagtttattaaaaaaaatttacttatatatttctaAGATATATTATCATGGTATAAGATTAAttattataggaaaaaaaaatagtgtattaaaaatatacaaaattttccatttttatcaAATACATTTTGAATTAACGAGTTATTAATATTGCAAGAGAAATTAGAGGAAACAAAAATGAAGCACTGATTATCCAAATAAATGAGTTACACGTTTTTAGTAAAAATCTAGGGGgctataatttaaatttatatctaaagatatttttttttaccaaaaatataagAGGAATGAAAGATTTTTGAAAAGTCAAGCTCCCATAGCATAATCACCAAGAAGTAACCATATTTGCTTGACATTTAATGCTAGTTTTGATTCATAATATCAATTATAATGGTCTTTCTAAATAGGAAAATATATAGCTTTTAAAGTAAAAGATCAAGGCAATTAAATTGTTTGATTCAAAAATCACTATAAATTAGGCAAGGTCCTGTAACGTTACATTCATAAAAAAGTAGAGAAActaatttcatcaaaaaagtttttagtaATGGCTACTTTCATCAAATTTCTTTGTGTACTTTTCGTTCTCAGTTTCGTTGGCAAAGGTAAAGGATTCTATCAATGCAAACAATCCTGAAAgccatttcttttatttaaacaaaaagatGATATTATATGAAAAGGaacattttgttttataatatgaagGCATATGAACGATTCTTGTATTTTGAATGTTTTTGGATGTAAGGATTGGCCATGCTATCTAATGCATCGCAATCTTACTACCATATATAATATTCACGTTTTCtagatatgattttaaaaaaatttattacgtttattttattaatgtcCATGTTCTTGTTGTTCATGCTTTTGAATTAGATTTAGTATTTctaatttgtttatgtttctTTAATTGTAGGAAATTGTGAATGCACCCTAAGCCAAGTAACCATCAAACAATCTAAAACTGGAGAAGTAGTGCAACAAAAGCCAGTGTGGAGTGTGACAATCAACAATGGCTGCCCATGTTCCCAATCAGATTTGAAATTGTCCTGCAATGGTTTTCAGACAGTGAAACCTGTTGACCCTTCGGTATTGTCTAAGTCAGGCAATGAATGTCTAGTTAACAATGGTGTCCCAGTTGCACCATCTTCTTCACTTAGCTTCACCTATGCTTGGGACACTTCATTTTCATTCCAGCCACTTTCTTCTCAAATCAATTGTTCTTAAGGAGGTTTCCCACAGTGCCTGATGTTTTTGGTAGACTCATTTAAATTAGATGATTTTTCATCTAAATGAGAGCTTTATTGTTGTACTCGATTTCAATTATGTTGTCTAcgttaataataatatcatgggcagcataaaattttgattttcataCCTTCATCTGAATTGCAGCATGTCGTCCATGCTCATTTATATAGCATTGCCTctcctttaaatttttgtgttgtaGCGAATGCTTTTGCTATTTGAATATCACTTGAATTTCAATACaatacttttttcaacaaataaaatgaatattttctataaaaaaaataagtaactCGTCTCTTTTACCCAATATTTCAAAGAGGTTCAAAATTCAAtactaactatatatatatatatatatatatatatatgagaaatgctAACCAGTGCCTTTAGGGCActggttaataatctatttaaaaaaagtttttatgagaaatgaaaattaagtaattaatattttgacagctttttccattttccataaaagtggtatcaaaactttcctaaaatggattattaataagtgccctaagggcactcgttaacctaaccatatatatatatatatatgatatgtgTGTCGATTTCAAGTTTCACATGGTGTAACCATATTTGCAAGAGCAattaaaggaaacaaaaatgaagCATTAATTATCTAAATAAATGAGTTACACGTTTTTAGTAAAAATCTAGGGGGCtatcatttaaatttatatctaaagatttttttttttaccaaaaatataagAGGAATGAGAGATTTTTGAAAAGTCAAGCTCCCATAGCATAATCACCAAGAAGTAACCATATTTGCTTAACATTTAATGCTAGTTTTTATTCATAATCTTAATTCTATTGGTCTTTCTAAATAGGAAAATATATAGCTTTTAAAGTAAAAGATCAAGGCAATCAATTTGTTTTATTCTGAAATCACTATAAATTAGACAAGGTCCTGTAACATTACATTCAGAAAAAAGCGGAGAAACTAATTTCATCAGAAAAGTTTTTAGCAATGGCTACTTTCATCAAATTTCTTTGTGTACTTTTCGTCCTCAGTCTCGTTGGCAAAGGTAAAAATTTCTATCAATGCGCACAATCCTGAAAGGCATTTCTTTCGTTTAAACAAAAGATGATATTATATGAAAATGATGTTGTTGGGTATTATCAGACTTAAGATGATATTATCAGACTTAAGGATGATATTGGGTATGTTGGCTGAAATTTGGATCAggtgtctctctctttcccaaCCTCAATTCTTTTAGAGATAAAGGCAACTCCCCTCCCATTCTCTTGCCAAGGAGATGATAGACTAACATGGCACTTATCTTCAAATGGTGAATTTAAACTGAAAGAAGCATACAAGCTGGCTTTAGATAAGGAGGAGAATCTGAACAGAACTCTTTTTCCAGGTACTGGGTGTGGAAGATTTTATCTCTCCCTAAAGTAAAGCATTTCCTTTGGCAATGCTGCTACTCTAGCATAGCTGTGAGAGCAATTCTTAATGAGAGGGGGCTGGGAATCTCTCCGGTCTGCCCAGTTTGCAATGCCGATCCTGAGACCATTGTCCATGCTCTTCATGACAGCCCAAAATCTAGATGTTTTTGGAATTCCCTTCTGCCTCCTATGCCTCCGAATCTCTTCTTTGGTATGCCATTAGTGGAATGGTTGAAAATCAATTGCAGAAGCTCTCGGATTAGCGCCATATCTAAAATGAGTGGGGAACGATTTTTCCTATGGCTGTATGGATTCTTTGGCTGCACAGAAATAGTATTGTCTTTGGTAGAACAGGTCCGCAACGTAATCTTTTAGACCAAACCTTGGCTAGAATAGCTGAGGTAGCTTATTTGGTCAACAATGGAAGCAAAAACACTAGTCGAAATAAAATCCAGGTGAGGTGGCTGCATCCTCTAAGTAATTGGTTCAAATTAAATTCAGATGGTTCATCTAGGGGCAATCCAGGTTTGGCTAGCAGTAGAGGTCTCATTCATAATGAGTACCTCCACCCTTCACCTCCCCCTTGCGCACATATCTAACCCAATATCTGAGACAATTCATATTGGCCCATTAATCACTACaatcaaaaagaataaaatagtctttctctttttcaatgtgagattaaacattttcacaactccTCCTCTTCAATATTcactcccacatctttacatttacgttgtaacaattattcattttaattatttaatattaaaatgctccaacattagtttgttaatgaaatttccTATTTAccaaaaacattttgttttacAATATGGAAGGCATATGAACAATTCTTGTATTTTGAATGTTTTTGCACGGAAGGATTGGCCATCCTATCTAATGCATCGCAATCTTACTACCATATATGATATTCACATCTTTTAGATatgttttttaaagatttttattatgtttattttattaattatgatATCTTTAGCTCTTGTTTGGGAGGTGAGAATGGAATGGGATGAAATGGAAAGGAacgaaaagaataattttagaatattcttcatTTCCTTTGTTtaggagttttaatggagggaatgaaaaGTTCATAAATGGGAGAAAATGGAATAGGTAGAATGGAACACTCATTCCTATCTATTctcttaaaacctcaaattttgattct
The sequence above is drawn from the Quercus robur chromosome 7, dhQueRobu3.1, whole genome shotgun sequence genome and encodes:
- the LOC126691557 gene encoding uncharacterized protein LOC126691557; this encodes MRSSLKSLKEFQIANETPNRISSDHTTTWKPPPPGWFKVNVDGALFSKTKQSGIGVIVRDEEGNVIAACSRKLDLPLGALKIEAKALEAGVQFAEEVGLRNVVFEGDSLLVFNVVPWCCRDSGIGSEYHPWCAVESPELQNI